One uncultured Gellertiella sp. genomic window carries:
- a CDS encoding NAD(P)H-quinone oxidoreductase, translating to MTLPNEMSYVALPVPGGPEAMQMARGPLPVAKPGELLVRVGASGVNRPDMLQRTGAYPPPRDASPVLGLEVAGEVVAVGEGVTRFRPGDQVAALANGGGYAEYCTVPSTQALPFPKGYDAVRAAGLPETFFTVWANLFQMAGLTEGETVLIHGGTSGIGTTAIQLAKAFGATVYTTAGSAEKCAVCTSLGAVRAINYREEDFAEVLKAETSGRGVDTILDMIGAPYFDKNIASLARDGCLSIIAFLGGAKIEGFDLTPIMVKRLMVTGSTMRPRTVAEKQAIRDELLEEVWPLLDAGTVAPVIHRVLPFAQVVEAHRLMESGTHIGKIILKH from the coding sequence ATGACCTTGCCGAACGAAATGTCCTATGTCGCCCTGCCTGTTCCGGGCGGGCCGGAAGCGATGCAGATGGCGCGCGGTCCGCTGCCTGTTGCAAAGCCGGGCGAGTTGCTGGTGCGGGTCGGGGCCTCGGGCGTCAACCGCCCGGATATGCTGCAGCGGACGGGGGCCTATCCGCCGCCCCGGGATGCAAGCCCGGTGCTTGGCCTCGAGGTCGCGGGCGAGGTGGTGGCGGTTGGCGAAGGCGTCACCCGCTTCAGGCCCGGCGACCAGGTGGCAGCCCTTGCCAATGGCGGCGGCTATGCCGAATATTGCACGGTGCCCTCCACCCAGGCGCTGCCTTTTCCGAAGGGCTATGACGCGGTCAGGGCGGCGGGCCTGCCGGAAACCTTCTTCACCGTCTGGGCCAATCTCTTCCAGATGGCGGGCCTGACCGAGGGCGAGACGGTGCTGATCCATGGCGGCACCTCGGGCATCGGCACCACCGCCATCCAGCTCGCCAAAGCTTTTGGCGCGACGGTCTACACGACCGCGGGTTCGGCGGAAAAATGCGCCGTCTGCACCTCGCTCGGCGCGGTCAGGGCGATCAATTACCGCGAGGAGGATTTCGCCGAAGTGCTGAAGGCGGAAACGTCAGGGCGCGGCGTCGACACCATCCTCGACATGATCGGTGCCCCCTATTTCGACAAGAACATCGCCTCGCTCGCCCGCGATGGCTGCCTGTCGATCATCGCCTTTCTCGGCGGCGCGAAGATCGAGGGCTTCGACCTGACGCCGATCATGGTGAAGCGCCTGATGGTGACGGGCTCGACCATGCGCCCGCGCACGGTGGCCGAAAAGCAGGCGATCCGCGACGAACTGCTCGAAGAGGTCTGGCCGCTGCTGGACGCGGGCACCGTCGCCCCGGTCATCCACCGCGTCCTGCCCTTTGCGCAGGTTGTCGAGGCGCACCGGCTGATGGAATCCGGCACCCATATCGGCAAGATCATCCTGAAGCACTGA